Genomic segment of Pseudomonadota bacterium:
ACGCTCGAGCACGTGATCGTGTACGACGCGTATACGGTGAGCGGAGACGTGGGTGGCCTGAAGATCTCGAGCTACGACGATCTGCGCAAGCTCGGCAAGGAGAGGTCCGGCACCCACGCGGGCACCATCGAGGAACGCGTGGCCGCACTCACCCCGCTTCACGTGGCCAGCATCATCTACACCTCGGGCACGACGGGCGAGCCGAAGGGCGCGCTGCTCACCCACGGCAACTTCGTGTCGAACGCCACCACCGTGGTGCCCGACATGGGCATCGACGAACACGACCGCGAGCTGTGCATCCTGCCGCTCTGCCACGTGCTCGAGCGCATCGCCTACTACTGCATGCTCAGCGTGGGCGGCGAGATCTGGTACGCAGAGAGCATCGAGGCAGTGGGCCCGAACCTGGGCGAGGTGCGCCCGTCGGTGGTGCCGTGCGTGCCGCGCCTCTTCGAGAAGATCCACGGGCGCATCATCGACGGCGTCGAGGCCGGGTCTGCCCTGAAGAAGAAGATCTTCTACTGGGCCATTGGCGTGGGCCAGGCCGTGCGCGAGTGCAAGGCCCGCAAACAGGAGCCCGGGTTCCTGCTGTCGCTGCAGCACTCCCTGGCCACGAAGCTCGTGTTCGGGAAGATCCACGAGCGCGTGGGCGGTCGGCTCAAGTTCTTCCTGTCGGGAGGCGCGCCGCTGCGCAAGGACATCGCAGAGTTCTTTGCCAACGTGGGCATCACCATCTGCGAGGGCTACGGTCTCACAGAGACCTCGCCCATCATCACCATCAACCGCCCGAACGCGGTGCGCTTCGGCAGCGTGGGCACGGCCATCGGCCACGTCGAGGTGAAGATCGCCGACGATGGCGAGATCCTGGCGCGCGGCCCGAACATCATGCTGGGATACTTCAACAAGGCCCAGGCCACCACCGACGCCATCGAGGCGGAGGGGTGGTTCCACACGGGCGACATCGGCAACGTCGACGCCGAGGGCTACCTGCGCATCACCGACCGCAAGAAGGAGCTGCTTGTGATGTCGAACGGCAAGAACGTGGCGCCGCAGCCCATCGAGAACCTGCTAAAGAGCAGCAACTACGTCGAGCAGGCCGTGGTCATCGGCGACAACCGAAACTTCATCACCGCCCTGGTGTTCCCCACCTGGACGACGCTCGAGGTCTGGGCCCAGGGTCAGGGCATCACCGCCAAGGGGGCTGCGCTGGCCAAGGAGCCAAAGGTGCTCGAGTTCCTCACGAAGCACGTCGAGGGCCTGTGCAAGGAGCTCTCGCAGTACGAGCGCGTGAAGAAGATCTCCATTCTCGAGAACGAGATGACCGAGGCCACGGGTGAGCTCACCCCAACCCTGAAGTTCAAGCGGCGTGTGATCCTCGAGAAGCACAAGGCGGCCATCGAGGGCATGTACGGCGACTGACGGTGACGGTGACGGCTGAGGTTGCGGGTGGGCTGGCGGCGCTCTCTTCAGCGTTTCTGTTCACTGTGGCGACTGCGCTCTTCCAGCGCACCACGAAAGCCGTTCCGGCCGCCGGCATCAACCTCTTCAAAGACGTTCTTGCGGTTGTCGTTCTGGCGATGGTGGTCACCTGGCGAGGGTGGCAGCCCCTGCCGATGCACGCATTCACGCTGCTCGGCCTCAGCGGGCTGCTCGGCATCACCGTGGGC
This window contains:
- a CDS encoding long-chain fatty acid--CoA ligase, with amino-acid sequence MSIKEAYTPQEALTRWAGAAATKTIVEMFRKTEQRCANRTALVAKGWAHGTQISGGAPNWKGVTWRQLSDLVREVAAGLLELGVQSEDRVAHLTKNRPEWVMTDLGILSTGAVHVPVYPTLAADQVAYILNDAGARVVVVETQKHLDAILSERANIPTLEHVIVYDAYTVSGDVGGLKISSYDDLRKLGKERSGTHAGTIEERVAALTPLHVASIIYTSGTTGEPKGALLTHGNFVSNATTVVPDMGIDEHDRELCILPLCHVLERIAYYCMLSVGGEIWYAESIEAVGPNLGEVRPSVVPCVPRLFEKIHGRIIDGVEAGSALKKKIFYWAIGVGQAVRECKARKQEPGFLLSLQHSLATKLVFGKIHERVGGRLKFFLSGGAPLRKDIAEFFANVGITICEGYGLTETSPIITINRPNAVRFGSVGTAIGHVEVKIADDGEILARGPNIMLGYFNKAQATTDAIEAEGWFHTGDIGNVDAEGYLRITDRKKELLVMSNGKNVAPQPIENLLKSSNYVEQAVVIGDNRNFITALVFPTWTTLEVWAQGQGITAKGAALAKEPKVLEFLTKHVEGLCKELSQYERVKKISILENEMTEATGELTPTLKFKRRVILEKHKAAIEGMYGD